From a single Onychomys torridus chromosome 9, mOncTor1.1, whole genome shotgun sequence genomic region:
- the LOC118590830 gene encoding olfactory receptor 4N4-like, with protein MMETENRTVVTEFILIGLTQSYDIQLLIFVLSLIFYIIILPGNILIILTIRSDPGLNAPLYFFLGNLAFLDASYSFIVTPRMLVDIFSEKKIISYRACIIQLFFLHFLGGGEGLLLVVMAFDRYIAICRPLHYSTVMSPRACYGMLLALWFGGFIHSIVQVVLILRLPFCGPNHVDNFFCDVPQVIKLACTDTFAIELLMVFNSGLLTLLCFLGLLISYAVILCHVHRSASEGKNKAISTCTTHVIIIFLMFGPAIFIYTRPFTTLSADKVVSFFHTVIFPLMNPVIYTLRNQEVKTSMKKLIIRHVVC; from the coding sequence ATGATGGAGACAGAAAATAGGACAGTTGTCACAGAGTTCATCCTCATAGGACTGACCCAGTCATATGACATTCAACTCTTGATCTTTGTTCTGAGCTTAATTTTCTACATCATCATCTTACCTGGAAATATCCTCATCATCCTGACCATCAGGTCAGACCCTGGACTCAATGCCCCACTTTATTTCTTCCTGGGAAACTTGGCCTTCCTGGATGCCTCCTACTCTTTCATTGTGACTCCCAGGATGTTGGTAGACATCTTCTCTGAGAAGAAGATTATCTCTTATAGAGCCTGCATCATTCAGCTATTTTTCTTGCATTTccttggaggaggggaagggttACTTCTGGTTGTGATGGCCTTTGACCGCTACATTGCCATCTGCAGGCCTTTACACTATTCCACTGTCATGAGCCCTAGAGCTTGCTATGGGATGTTGTTGGCTCTGTGGTTTGGAGGCTTTATTCACTCCATTGTTCAGGTTGTCCTCATCCTTCGCTTGCCTTTCTGTGGGCCAAACCACGTAGATAACTTCTTCTGTGATGTCCCACAGGTCATCAAGCTAGCCTGTACAGATACCTTTGCTATTGAGCTCCTAATGGTCTTCAACAGTGGCCTGCTTACTCTCTTGTGCTTTCTTGGGCTTCTGATTTCCTATGCAGTTATTTTATGCCATGTTCACAGGTCAGCTTCTGAAGGAAAGAACAAAGCTATATCCACATGTACCACTCATGTTATAATCATATTTCTTATGTTTGGACCTGCAATTTTCATCTATACACGTCCATTCACAACCTTATCAGCTGACAAAGTGGTTTCTTTCTTCCACACGGTAATATTCCCTTTGATGAATCCTGTGATTTATACCCTTCGAAACCAGGAAGTAAAAACTTCCATGAAAAAGTTAATCATTCGGCATGTAGTTTGTTAA